A single window of Fibrobacter sp. UWH6 DNA harbors:
- a CDS encoding 8-oxo-dGTP diphosphatase produces the protein MINTTLCYIEQDDKYLLLHRVKKKNDINKDKWIGIGGKFEEWESPEDCIKREALEETGLTLVRPKYRGIVTFISDGMDQTEFMHLFTATQWTGEIKECDEGNLEWVPKADVAKLPHWDGDLIFLALLERGEPFFSLKLTYKGSTLTEALLNEAPVKVEDFI, from the coding sequence CTGCTCCACCGCGTCAAGAAAAAGAACGACATCAATAAGGACAAGTGGATCGGCATCGGCGGAAAGTTCGAGGAGTGGGAATCCCCCGAAGACTGCATCAAGCGCGAAGCCCTGGAAGAAACCGGGCTTACCCTGGTGCGCCCCAAGTATCGCGGTATCGTAACCTTCATTAGCGATGGCATGGACCAGACGGAATTCATGCACCTTTTTACCGCCACCCAATGGACTGGCGAAATCAAGGAATGCGACGAAGGTAATCTGGAATGGGTTCCCAAGGCCGACGTGGCGAAACTCCCCCACTGGGACGGCGACCTGATATTCCTGGCCCTTCTAGAAAGAGGTGAACCCTTCTTCAGCTTAAAGCTGACCTACAAAGGCAGCACCCTGACCGAAGCCCTCCTAAACGAAGCCCCCGTAAAAGTCGAAGACTTTATTTAA
- a CDS encoding LptE family protein: MKYCLKVALAFLWLCTLTVLSGCYSFTASTLPSHIKTVNIHEVDDKTLDPVLANDIYTAVVDMFKKNAGGVRVIKSEANADFEVTLLSYTNKPMDYNSNSDVESYRVTIRVGVKFYDNVKERIIYENKSLSAEGTYDVQANETEDRHGQTRAIEKLQDLIITNALAKW; this comes from the coding sequence ATGAAGTATTGCCTGAAAGTCGCTCTAGCTTTTTTGTGGCTATGCACCCTGACGGTTCTGTCGGGGTGTTATAGCTTTACTGCGAGTACGCTTCCCAGTCATATCAAGACGGTGAACATCCATGAAGTTGACGATAAGACTCTGGATCCGGTGCTGGCAAACGACATCTATACCGCTGTCGTAGATATGTTCAAGAAGAATGCCGGTGGCGTTCGCGTTATCAAGTCCGAGGCCAATGCCGACTTCGAGGTGACCCTGCTGTCTTATACCAACAAGCCCATGGACTATAACAGCAACAGCGATGTGGAATCTTACCGCGTAACGATCCGCGTCGGGGTCAAGTTCTACGACAACGTCAAGGAACGAATCATCTACGAAAACAAGTCTCTGTCTGCCGAAGGAACCTACGACGTTCAGGCCAACGAAACCGAAGACCGCCACGGTCAGACAAGAGCCATCGAAAAACTCCAAGACCTGATCATCACCAACGCCCTGGCAAAGTGGTAG